In one window of Solanum pennellii chromosome 2, SPENNV200 DNA:
- the LOC107011996 gene encoding E3 ubiquitin ligase BIG BROTHER-related, whose product MENSESNNNNNYNNEAAKTTAVDDNSHQPGNPNGSDGNASLQVNANGEPDAALHQPGASRRTPFTDLSQVDADLALARTLQDQERAYMMLSMNDDGIDYGSWDAGNYGHDEDEDFDDPSEEEDDGSNVGEDDEDAFDVHVHDEASEDENQGVELDPSAFSSDEAYARALQDAEEREMAARLLALAGINEMYVGQRQDEEDRGINSQDAWEDVDPDELSYEELIALGDVVGTESRGLSADTIASLPSVNYKTQTASEGTTDSCVICRLDYEDGEKLTVLSCKHTYHSECLNNWLQINKVCPICSTEVSTSGNS is encoded by the exons ATGGAGAATTCAGaaagtaacaacaacaataattataataatgaaGCAGCCAAAACCACAGCGGTTGATGACAACAGTCACCAACCAGGAAACCCTAATGGGTCTGATGGGAATGCTAGTCTGCAAGTGAATGCAAATGGGGAACCCGATGCTGCTCTTCATCAACCCGGAGCTTCACGAAGAACTCCTTTCACCGACCTTAGTCAGGTCGATGCTGATCTTGCTCTTGCCCGCACCTTGCAAGACCAG GAAAGAGCTTATATGATGCTTAGTATGAACGATGACGGGATTGATTATGGGAGCTGGGATGCTGGGAACTATGGCCATGATGAGGATGAAGATTTTGATGATCCAAgcgaagaagaagatgatggtAGTAATGTGGGTGAGGATGATGAAGATGCATTTGATGTGCATGTTCATGATGAAGCAAGTGAGGATGAGAACCAAGGTGTTGAGTTAGACCCATCAGCTTTTTCTAGTGATGAGGCCTATGCCAGAGCACTACAGGATGCTGAAGAGAGAGAAATGGCTGCTAGATTATTGGCCCTTGCTGGGATAAATGAAA TGTATGTTGGACAAAGGCAAGATGAAGAGGATCGTGGTATTAATTCCCAG GATGCATGGGAGGACGTTGATCCTGATGAGCTTTCTTATGAG GAACTTATAGCACTAGGTGATGTTGTTGGAACTGAGAGCAGGGGGCTTTCTGCTGATACAATTGCCTCTTTGCCTTCCGTGAACTATAAGACACAAACTGCATCAGAAGGAACCACTGATTC GTGTGTTATATGTAGATTGGATTATGAAGATGGTGAAAAATTGACCGTGTTGTCCTGCAAACATACGTATCATTCTGAATGCCTCAACAATTGGTTACAAATAAATAAG